From a region of the Bermanella marisrubri genome:
- a CDS encoding DUF3820 family protein, with translation MFQQQDLLDLANMKMPFGKYAGKALVDLPEEYLLWFQKKGFPQGRLGMLLGLCLEIKINGLEYILQPLKGKTRVVNE, from the coding sequence ATGTTTCAACAACAAGACTTGCTCGATTTAGCCAATATGAAGATGCCGTTCGGCAAATACGCCGGCAAAGCATTGGTGGATCTACCCGAAGAATACTTGCTTTGGTTTCAGAAAAAGGGGTTTCCGCAAGGGCGCTTAGGCATGCTGTTAGGCTTGTGTCTTGAAATCAAAATCAATGGACTGGAATACATTTTACAGCCATTGAAAGGTAAGACCCGCGTTGTTAATGAATAA